A section of the Flavobacteriales bacterium genome encodes:
- a CDS encoding glycosyltransferase family 2 protein yields MSELVSIIIPCYNAADFLERCVRSAVEQTYPSTEVICVDDGSTDATWQVLQELAGRFPELKLIHQENQGAPAARNAGLEMARGAYIQFLDADDRLMPEKIEHQMQCLQKNGPADMVVGSYRRVDVEGKVLNEKVYAQLKSELWIHLIETDLGCTCSNLFKKESLLEIGGWNTAMESSQETELMLRLLQKDTHPISDEGRVLTEVWVRDQGSISAQDTVGNWQRYIELRARMRDAVDGNPAVLSALDQRIFDACRLLYQEYPELGLRYLQEYLAPGFKPVSSEVTSPLYVKLYRLFGFKGAERIRRLLGR; encoded by the coding sequence ATGTCGGAACTCGTCAGTATCATCATTCCCTGTTATAATGCAGCCGATTTCCTGGAGAGATGCGTACGCAGCGCTGTAGAGCAGACCTATCCATCGACCGAGGTCATCTGCGTGGATGATGGGAGTACAGATGCTACCTGGCAAGTGCTTCAAGAACTAGCGGGCCGCTTTCCAGAGCTCAAACTGATCCATCAGGAGAACCAAGGAGCCCCGGCAGCTCGGAATGCCGGACTGGAAATGGCTCGAGGTGCCTACATCCAATTTCTGGACGCAGATGACCGATTGATGCCTGAGAAGATCGAACATCAGATGCAATGTCTACAGAAGAACGGTCCGGCAGATATGGTGGTCGGGAGTTATCGCAGAGTAGATGTAGAAGGAAAGGTGCTCAATGAAAAGGTGTATGCGCAACTCAAGTCCGAGCTGTGGATACACCTCATAGAGACCGACTTGGGCTGTACCTGCTCCAATCTATTCAAAAAAGAAAGCCTGCTGGAGATAGGTGGGTGGAATACGGCAATGGAAAGCTCTCAAGAGACCGAATTGATGCTGCGATTGCTCCAGAAGGACACGCATCCCATTAGCGATGAGGGTCGAGTCTTGACGGAAGTCTGGGTGCGTGATCAAGGGTCCATTTCGGCACAGGATACTGTGGGCAACTGGCAACGATACATCGAGCTTCGTGCACGGATGCGTGATGCGGTCGATGGTAATCCGGCTGTTCTATCGGCATTGGATCAACGCATATTCGATGCATGCAGATTGCTGTATCAAGAATATCCAGAACTCGGACTTCGATACCTGCAAGAATATCTAGCACCGGGATTCAAACCCGTTTCTTCCGAAGTCACTTCTCCGCTCTATG